In one Dama dama isolate Ldn47 chromosome 5, ASM3311817v1, whole genome shotgun sequence genomic region, the following are encoded:
- the LOC133055883 gene encoding WAP four-disulfide core domain protein 18-like isoform X2: protein MKTVTVFVLLAFVLMGLEVAWAQKSPGKGRQRPGFCPELPKGTVGICVERCSGDDSCPKGMKCCSNGCGHVCKGAVFKVGSGGHVKVN from the exons ATGAAGACAGTCACCGTCTTTGTTCTGCTGGCTTTCGTCCTCATGGGGCTGGAGGTGGCCTGGGCTCAGAAGTCTCCTGGCAAAG GACGACAGAGACCTGGATTCTGCCCAGAGTTGCCCAAAGGTACTGTGGGAATTTGTGTTGAACGGTGCTCAGGAGATGATTCCTGTCCTAAGGGAATGAAATGCTGTAGCAATGGATGTGGTCACGTCTGCAAAGGAGCTGTCTTCAAA GTTGGCTCTGGTGGCCATGTGAAAGTGAACTGA
- the LOC133055883 gene encoding WAP four-disulfide core domain protein 18-like isoform X1, with the protein MKTVTVFVLLAFVLMGLEVAWAQKSPGKGRQRPGFCPELPKGTVGICVERCSGDDSCPKGMKCCSNGCGHVCKGAVFKKVGSGGHVKVN; encoded by the exons ATGAAGACAGTCACCGTCTTTGTTCTGCTGGCTTTCGTCCTCATGGGGCTGGAGGTGGCCTGGGCTCAGAAGTCTCCTGGCAAAG GACGACAGAGACCTGGATTCTGCCCAGAGTTGCCCAAAGGTACTGTGGGAATTTGTGTTGAACGGTGCTCAGGAGATGATTCCTGTCCTAAGGGAATGAAATGCTGTAGCAATGGATGTGGTCACGTCTGCAAAGGAGCTGTCTTCAAA aagGTTGGCTCTGGTGGCCATGTGAAAGTGAACTGA